From Halobacillus sp. Marseille-Q1614, the proteins below share one genomic window:
- a CDS encoding HAD family hydrolase → MDSIIFDLDGTIWDPIDTVVSAWNSHIESNRELKKLTRSDFEKTMGLQMHEIGRRLFPDLREKERETLINDCCDIEEAYIKKQGGQLYPKVEDVLKELSKRYKLFIVSNCQDGYIEAFYEAHNLDTHFIDYENPGRTGLSKGENINLIMKRNNLSDPVYVGDTEGDLKAARHAGIPFVYAKYGFGKASEYDEVVEQFSDLLKLY, encoded by the coding sequence ATGGACAGCATCATCTTTGATTTAGACGGAACGATTTGGGATCCGATCGATACCGTCGTAAGCGCATGGAACAGCCATATCGAAAGCAATAGGGAACTCAAAAAACTCACACGATCTGATTTTGAAAAAACGATGGGTCTGCAGATGCATGAGATCGGCAGACGCCTGTTTCCTGATCTCAGGGAAAAGGAGCGCGAAACATTAATCAACGATTGCTGTGACATCGAAGAGGCTTACATAAAGAAACAGGGCGGGCAGCTTTACCCTAAAGTCGAGGATGTATTAAAGGAGCTGTCCAAGCGCTACAAGCTGTTCATCGTAAGCAACTGCCAAGACGGCTATATTGAAGCCTTTTATGAAGCCCATAACCTGGACACCCACTTCATCGACTATGAAAATCCCGGAAGAACCGGCCTTTCAAAGGGCGAGAATATCAACTTAATCATGAAAAGGAATAACCTCTCTGACCCTGTGTATGTCGGAGATACAGAAGGGGACCTGAAAGCAGCAAGACATGCAGGCATCCCATTTGTTTATGCCAAATATGGCTTTGGTAAGGCGAGTGAGTACGATGAGGTGGTCGAGCAGTTTAGCGATCTATTGAAGCTCTACTAA
- a CDS encoding MFS transporter, whose translation MSVLTRKGFLFFFLADILSGFGVGMSTIGANWYLLDETGSTGAVGIMLALNVIAGFLVSPLTGILTDKFNRKGVIQLTFILRAVAIGILTAAFMFNGFTIGYIYLFAIINGIGWSIYMSASRSLIQELLPEEELSKGNSLIEISLQVGMFMAGAASGFIYKFDGFETILLINSLMFVMSSLFMIFVKYQSILLEDKEEGYIRSFKKGIHYLRSHQLTFLLGFVAIVPLVGTMIFNVVLPEYVSGTLDADSVVFGFSDMAYGIGGLISGFIAAPFAKKITEHKAVSVIFLLSVLTLVGLSFNSLVIMIYLGSFLIGFSNSSLRIIMNTMLMEVVPKPLMGRAMSVWMGIALFLQAVFASGLGLLIDIFSPSVGFICMGGLMFSGLIMHYYVSKRKSQTNYRYEVV comes from the coding sequence ATGTCGGTTTTAACCAGGAAAGGTTTCTTGTTCTTTTTTCTTGCGGATATCCTATCTGGATTTGGGGTAGGGATGAGTACGATTGGGGCGAATTGGTACTTATTAGATGAAACTGGATCGACAGGAGCAGTAGGCATTATGTTAGCTCTTAACGTAATTGCCGGTTTTCTTGTTTCCCCATTGACTGGAATTCTTACAGATAAATTTAATCGAAAAGGAGTAATTCAATTAACGTTTATCCTGCGGGCTGTGGCCATCGGAATACTGACGGCTGCGTTTATGTTTAATGGATTTACCATCGGATATATTTATTTATTTGCCATCATTAATGGTATTGGTTGGAGCATTTATATGTCGGCATCCCGCAGTCTCATTCAAGAGTTACTGCCTGAAGAGGAATTATCCAAAGGAAATTCTTTAATTGAGATTAGTTTGCAAGTGGGAATGTTTATGGCCGGGGCAGCTTCCGGCTTTATTTATAAGTTTGACGGCTTTGAAACCATCCTGCTGATAAATTCCTTAATGTTTGTAATGAGTAGTCTGTTTATGATCTTCGTTAAGTACCAGTCCATTTTGTTAGAGGATAAGGAAGAGGGTTATATTCGCTCCTTTAAAAAAGGGATTCATTATTTACGGTCCCATCAGTTGACGTTCCTCCTGGGGTTTGTTGCCATTGTTCCTTTAGTAGGAACCATGATTTTTAATGTTGTCTTGCCAGAGTATGTCAGCGGGACTTTAGATGCAGATTCGGTCGTATTTGGATTCTCAGATATGGCTTATGGAATTGGTGGTTTGATTTCTGGATTTATAGCCGCTCCTTTTGCGAAAAAAATAACGGAACACAAAGCGGTCAGTGTTATCTTCTTGCTATCCGTTCTCACTTTAGTGGGATTGTCCTTTAATTCACTAGTGATCATGATCTATCTAGGAAGTTTCTTAATTGGTTTTTCCAACTCATCTCTAAGAATTATTATGAACACAATGCTTATGGAGGTGGTTCCCAAACCATTAATGGGCAGAGCGATGTCTGTATGGATGGGGATAGCATTATTTCTTCAAGCTGTATTTGCAAGTGGGCTCGGCCTGCTTATTGATATTTTTTCTCCAAGCGTAGGATTTATTTGTATGGGAGGATTAATGTTCTCAGGGTTAATCATGCATTATTACGTTTCCAAACGTAAAAGCCAAACGAATTATCGATATGAGGTGGTTTAA
- a CDS encoding flavodoxin family protein, producing the protein MKVGVIYGSTREQGNTECLTEEVVKNLPDVTRIDLKRYQFKDIIDQRHEKNGFSPVKDEYDQIIDQIIDCEVLIFATPIYWYGMTSVTKRFIDRWSQTVRDEKYPNFKEQMSQKQAYIIAVGGDNPRVKGLPLVQQFTYICQFIGLNYKGYVLGEGAKPKDILKDEKAIEDAHKLGELLKRRAQITALNQL; encoded by the coding sequence ATGAAAGTTGGAGTCATTTATGGAAGTACAAGAGAGCAGGGAAATACAGAATGTTTAACAGAAGAGGTTGTTAAAAACTTACCAGACGTCACAAGAATTGATCTCAAGAGGTATCAATTTAAAGATATTATTGATCAAAGACATGAAAAGAACGGATTTTCTCCAGTAAAAGATGAGTATGATCAAATTATTGACCAAATCATTGACTGTGAGGTTTTAATTTTTGCTACACCCATTTATTGGTATGGAATGACCAGTGTGACGAAACGTTTTATCGATCGTTGGTCGCAAACAGTCAGGGATGAAAAATACCCAAATTTCAAAGAGCAAATGAGTCAGAAACAAGCCTATATTATTGCGGTCGGAGGAGATAACCCTCGTGTGAAAGGGCTGCCTCTTGTACAGCAATTTACGTATATTTGCCAATTTATTGGTTTGAACTATAAGGGATACGTATTAGGAGAGGGAGCAAAACCTAAAGATATTTTGAAAGACGAGAAAGCTATAGAAGATGCTCACAAACTAGGAGAATTGTTAAAGCGGAGGGCTCAGATAACGGCTTTGAACCAACTATAG
- a CDS encoding MFS transporter, with product MIINKKWKYPILLLSSIGISSIGDFIYLVAINIIVFQLSGSATAVAGLWIIGPLTNIVTKFWTGSFIEYRSKRKVMIGTYIIRAVFIFLIPFASNMAVIYGILVILSVAKAFFNPSSMTYVAILVPKERRKRFNSIRSFASSGAFIVGPAIGGSLILLTSVEMTLWMNALFFLFSAILLCFLPEKENIDKDTIPTLTIAQVIRDFTVVQKFMVNNKYISFVYLGFIMIMIFSYAMDAQEVVFTQQVVGLSEFDYSLLISITGIGSVVGAFLLSVFSNKISLRYMMTIGLIMMTIGYVIYAFAWSFISIVVGFVVLGFFNVFLNAGIMTFYQNNVSVDIMGRVTSIYDLIQSVIQIIFILVIGIAADLVSLRLTIVTLALVMLLSSIIFSISVLKPNKKKFYKEDDNDNGDLNIEVK from the coding sequence ATGATAATAAATAAAAAATGGAAATACCCCATATTATTATTGTCTTCAATTGGAATTTCAAGTATCGGTGACTTTATTTATTTAGTTGCCATTAATATTATTGTTTTTCAGCTTTCAGGTTCAGCAACGGCTGTAGCTGGTCTTTGGATCATAGGACCTTTAACGAATATTGTAACTAAATTCTGGACTGGGAGTTTTATTGAGTATCGTAGTAAAAGAAAAGTAATGATAGGGACCTACATAATCAGAGCTGTTTTCATTTTCCTGATTCCATTTGCCTCAAATATGGCAGTTATTTATGGAATATTGGTTATCTTAAGTGTGGCAAAAGCATTCTTTAATCCATCCTCAATGACGTACGTTGCTATCCTTGTTCCAAAAGAAAGAAGAAAACGTTTCAATTCGATTCGCTCATTTGCGAGTTCAGGAGCTTTTATCGTCGGACCTGCAATTGGTGGTTCACTTATATTATTAACATCTGTTGAAATGACATTATGGATGAATGCTCTATTCTTCTTATTTTCAGCAATTTTATTATGTTTTCTTCCTGAAAAAGAAAACATTGATAAAGACACAATTCCAACATTAACTATTGCTCAAGTGATTCGTGACTTTACAGTCGTTCAGAAATTTATGGTCAACAATAAATACATATCTTTTGTATATCTTGGCTTTATTATGATTATGATATTTTCCTATGCCATGGATGCTCAAGAGGTCGTTTTTACCCAGCAAGTGGTGGGACTTTCGGAATTTGATTATAGTTTGTTGATTAGTATAACGGGAATCGGTTCTGTGGTAGGAGCCTTTTTATTATCGGTATTTTCCAATAAAATCTCACTTAGATATATGATGACGATTGGGTTAATCATGATGACGATTGGCTATGTTATCTATGCATTTGCGTGGTCGTTCATCTCCATCGTTGTTGGATTTGTAGTGTTAGGGTTCTTTAACGTCTTCTTAAATGCAGGAATTATGACATTCTATCAAAACAATGTTTCTGTTGATATTATGGGAAGAGTGACAAGCATTTACGATTTAATCCAAAGTGTTATCCAAATTATTTTTATTTTAGTTATTGGTATTGCAGCAGATCTTGTATCCTTGCGACTTACCATTGTCACTTTAGCACTGGTCATGTTGCTATCTTCTATTATTTTTTCAATTTCAGTATTAAAGCCAAATAAAAAGAAGTTTTACAAAGAAGATGATAATGATAATGGAGATTTAAATATAGAAGTAAAATAA
- a CDS encoding potassium/proton antiporter, producing MFFDAFGTDAFLLLTAFLLFSGILASKFSNRWGVPALILFMIVGMLVGSDGLGIVYFDDAGTAQLIGVFALVIILFEGGLHTKWATVRSVALPSLSLATLGVVITSCLIGVSAYLIFDLTLLEGMLLGAIVGSTDAAAVFAALKERNIKAKMGATLEAESGTNDPMAVFLTLSFIELITMQDRSIWMLIPTFFLQMGIGLILGILFGRLASFSINRIRLSSSALYPILSVAFALVTYGITAFIGGSGFLAVYVAALVIGNRELTYRYSIFQFNEGFAWMAQIAMFIILGLLVFPEQLFSPEIMINGLILSVILILVARPVAVFVSLFKMNYSLKQKLFISWAGLRGAVPIVLATFPIVEGLENSQTLFNIVFFIVLTSALVQGSSISWVAKKLQLVGPKKDVPHHSIELISMGKVAAEMIQFQTNEESAVVGRKLRDLSLPNRANINAIIRDNHVITPYGETEIKAGDFLYILVETKYKEQLKNQLEQKVTRDTTAQ from the coding sequence ATGTTTTTTGACGCTTTTGGAACGGATGCTTTCTTATTGCTTACTGCGTTTTTACTTTTCAGCGGGATATTGGCTTCCAAATTCTCGAACCGCTGGGGAGTCCCTGCGCTGATCTTGTTTATGATTGTCGGGATGCTTGTCGGAAGTGACGGTCTTGGGATCGTGTACTTTGATGATGCAGGCACCGCCCAGCTCATTGGTGTATTTGCCCTTGTGATTATTTTATTTGAAGGGGGTCTGCATACGAAATGGGCGACGGTCCGCTCGGTCGCCCTCCCCTCTTTATCTCTGGCTACGCTGGGTGTGGTGATTACTTCTTGTCTGATCGGGGTATCGGCTTATCTGATTTTTGACCTGACGTTATTAGAAGGGATGCTGCTTGGAGCTATCGTCGGTTCAACCGATGCGGCTGCTGTATTTGCTGCGCTGAAAGAACGAAATATTAAAGCCAAAATGGGAGCTACGCTTGAAGCGGAATCAGGGACGAATGATCCGATGGCGGTCTTTCTGACGTTATCCTTCATTGAACTGATCACGATGCAGGACCGCTCGATCTGGATGCTGATCCCTACCTTCTTCCTGCAGATGGGGATTGGATTAATCTTAGGGATTCTCTTCGGAAGACTTGCCTCCTTCTCGATTAATCGAATCAGGTTAAGCTCCAGTGCTCTTTATCCTATCCTGTCTGTCGCCTTTGCCCTCGTCACTTATGGGATCACTGCCTTTATTGGAGGAAGCGGCTTCCTGGCTGTATATGTCGCGGCCCTTGTCATTGGGAACAGGGAACTCACGTATCGCTATTCCATTTTTCAATTTAACGAAGGATTTGCCTGGATGGCCCAGATTGCGATGTTTATTATTCTCGGGCTCCTTGTGTTTCCTGAGCAGCTCTTCTCTCCTGAGATCATGATTAATGGACTGATCTTGTCTGTCATTCTCATTCTTGTCGCCCGGCCTGTTGCTGTCTTTGTGTCGTTATTCAAAATGAATTATTCCTTGAAACAAAAGCTGTTTATTTCATGGGCCGGCTTAAGAGGAGCTGTCCCGATCGTCTTAGCGACCTTCCCTATTGTCGAAGGTCTCGAAAACAGCCAGACCTTATTTAACATCGTCTTCTTTATCGTCCTGACGTCTGCTTTAGTTCAAGGCTCCAGCATTTCCTGGGTGGCCAAGAAGCTGCAGCTGGTCGGACCTAAAAAAGATGTGCCCCACCATTCGATTGAATTAATCTCAATGGGGAAGGTGGCCGCCGAGATGATCCAATTTCAAACAAACGAAGAATCAGCCGTCGTTGGCAGGAAATTGCGTGATCTCTCCCTTCCCAACCGGGCCAACATTAATGCGATCATCAGGGATAATCACGTCATTACCCCTTATGGAGAAACAGAAATCAAAGCCGGCGACTTTTTGTATATTCTCGTTGAAACGAAATATAAAGAACAGCTGAAGAATCAGCTCGAACAGAAGGTTACACGTGATACGACGGCTCAGTAA
- a CDS encoding 1-deoxy-D-xylulose-5-phosphate synthase N-terminal domain-containing protein: MLIDQKLPSIDPLNVKRLEELSKKARETIVDIAATETGCHIGGSLSVIDVLITLFDEFYFDHRNQIVLSKGHAAAALYSVLYVQGILEENPAESYGKRDSLLTGHPNHKIKGIPYSTGSLGHGIPYAAGWALSQKLKGSEGIGVAVCGDGELQEGLCWETFQVIQAKQINNFICVVDMNGAQNDGFVHNISPLEDVRGRFESFGFHTLEINGHDFREIGKALQVVESSAKPLAVLAQTVKGKGVPDIEGNPKAHYAKIPQRLKNKWKRSIV, from the coding sequence ATGCTCATCGACCAAAAGTTACCCAGCATTGACCCTCTGAATGTAAAAAGGCTGGAGGAATTATCGAAGAAAGCCAGAGAGACCATTGTAGACATTGCAGCTACTGAAACGGGATGCCATATAGGGGGAAGTCTTTCTGTAATCGATGTATTAATTACTTTGTTTGATGAATTTTACTTTGATCATCGTAATCAAATTGTATTAAGCAAAGGGCATGCTGCTGCAGCCTTGTATTCCGTACTTTATGTGCAAGGCATCTTGGAAGAGAACCCGGCAGAGAGTTACGGAAAAAGGGATTCTTTATTGACAGGACATCCCAACCACAAAATTAAGGGCATTCCATATTCAACGGGAAGTCTCGGCCACGGCATTCCTTATGCAGCAGGTTGGGCATTGTCTCAGAAGTTGAAAGGATCTGAAGGAATCGGAGTAGCCGTGTGTGGAGATGGTGAACTTCAAGAAGGGCTTTGTTGGGAGACGTTTCAAGTGATTCAGGCAAAACAGATTAATAATTTCATATGTGTGGTTGATATGAATGGAGCTCAAAATGATGGGTTTGTCCATAATATCTCACCTTTAGAAGATGTAAGAGGAAGATTTGAATCGTTTGGCTTTCATACGTTAGAGATTAATGGTCATGATTTTCGAGAAATAGGTAAAGCCTTACAGGTGGTTGAGAGTTCTGCTAAGCCATTAGCTGTTTTAGCTCAAACAGTCAAAGGAAAGGGTGTGCCAGATATTGAAGGAAACCCTAAGGCTCACTATGCAAAAATCCCACAACGTCTAAAAAACAAATGGAAAAGGAGTATTGTATGA
- a CDS encoding antibiotic biosynthesis monooxygenase — MILEAAMLQVKPGLEEEYEKAFREASKIISSMKGYKSHELQQCMEVKGKYLLLVKWETLEDHTVGFRQSKEYQEWKRQLHHFYEPFPTVEHFERISL; from the coding sequence ATGATTTTAGAAGCGGCTATGCTGCAAGTTAAGCCAGGATTGGAAGAGGAATATGAAAAAGCATTTCGTGAAGCATCAAAAATCATAAGTTCAATGAAAGGGTACAAATCACACGAATTGCAGCAATGTATGGAAGTTAAGGGGAAATATTTATTATTGGTGAAGTGGGAAACCCTGGAAGATCATACCGTGGGATTTAGACAATCGAAAGAGTATCAAGAATGGAAAAGACAACTTCATCATTTCTATGAGCCCTTTCCAACAGTGGAACATTTTGAAAGAATTTCTCTTTAA
- a CDS encoding DMT family transporter, giving the protein MRFAGVGLVMLAAICWGISGGIADILMTRGWDPIVISFYRGAVGFICFFTWFLFRFRQIWIVSKRLYIWSLLAGVGVAGNFTFYFLGIQASSVAVAATLMYTAPVFVLLISFLLRIERSTWFKWGCISGVLMGIILLTGAYNTDSLSVSLLGAAAGLAAGLSYALFIFGFKNASSIGKPQTSLTIAFFSFCLILFLFTDKGESAAVVTSSDIGWFLLLGLVGAGISFILYVIGIRKTAASTASMVAMVEPVTASLFGVLLLGDQLTLIQVLGMVLILVTITVLSVKQSD; this is encoded by the coding sequence ATGAGATTTGCAGGTGTAGGCTTAGTTATGCTAGCCGCTATATGCTGGGGCATTAGCGGGGGAATTGCCGATATTTTAATGACCAGGGGATGGGATCCTATTGTGATTTCATTTTACCGGGGGGCTGTTGGGTTTATATGTTTCTTCACGTGGTTTCTCTTTCGCTTTAGACAAATTTGGATCGTATCTAAACGTTTATACATATGGTCTCTACTTGCGGGTGTTGGGGTTGCTGGCAATTTCACTTTTTATTTTCTAGGTATCCAGGCCTCAAGCGTTGCGGTTGCCGCTACTTTAATGTACACCGCACCTGTGTTCGTGCTGTTAATCTCCTTTTTATTACGAATCGAACGTTCGACTTGGTTTAAATGGGGGTGCATTTCCGGTGTACTTATGGGGATTATCCTGCTTACAGGTGCCTACAACACCGATTCACTTTCAGTGAGTTTGCTGGGAGCGGCAGCGGGGCTTGCTGCTGGGCTTTCCTATGCATTGTTTATATTCGGGTTTAAAAATGCCTCTTCTATCGGAAAGCCGCAGACTAGTTTAACCATCGCCTTTTTTTCATTTTGTCTCATCCTTTTTCTATTTACGGACAAGGGTGAATCAGCAGCTGTGGTAACCTCAAGCGATATCGGATGGTTTCTTCTATTAGGGCTTGTGGGTGCTGGTATTTCATTTATATTGTATGTGATTGGCATTCGAAAGACTGCCGCATCAACGGCTTCGATGGTCGCTATGGTCGAGCCGGTAACCGCTTCATTATTTGGCGTTCTGCTTCTCGGAGATCAATTGACCCTCATACAAGTTTTGGGAATGGTGCTCATACTGGTTACGATTACCGTCCTTAGTGTAAAGCAGTCCGACTAA
- a CDS encoding helix-turn-helix domain-containing protein, with amino-acid sequence MIGKRIQEIRKNRQLSLSELAERAGVAKSYLSSIERNLQSNPSIQFLEKISKELHVSMNYLLHGESKQDTSSLDDDWLDLVKEAQESGISKEQFREYLEFNKWRTARKE; translated from the coding sequence ATGATCGGCAAAAGAATACAAGAAATTCGCAAAAACCGCCAACTATCGCTATCGGAATTAGCCGAGCGAGCAGGTGTCGCTAAATCCTATTTAAGCTCCATCGAACGAAACCTACAATCCAATCCCTCCATTCAATTTCTTGAGAAAATATCGAAAGAACTCCATGTATCTATGAACTATCTGCTGCATGGAGAGTCAAAACAGGACACCTCAAGCCTCGATGATGATTGGCTTGACCTTGTGAAGGAAGCACAGGAATCCGGTATTTCAAAAGAACAGTTTCGTGAGTATCTGGAATTTAATAAGTGGCGAACAGCACGCAAAGAATAA
- a CDS encoding HAD family hydrolase: MMKAIIFDLDGTLLNRDESVKKFIDKQYERLNKWLHPIPKEEYIKRFIELDNRGYVWKDKVYKQLINEFSIQGVTWDELLQDYLSYFKENCVPFPNLLETLDRLKQNNLLIGIITNGKGQFQMDNIKALEIDKYMDIILISDWEGIKKPDPNIFRRASERLQVSPEDCVFIGDHPEKDVQAAQAVGMKGIWKRDHQWNRVKADVVIDELDEIPKIIQKFL, encoded by the coding sequence ATTATGAAAGCCATTATTTTTGATTTAGATGGAACTTTATTAAATCGAGATGAGTCAGTAAAAAAATTTATAGATAAACAATATGAGCGATTGAATAAGTGGCTGCATCCTATCCCGAAAGAGGAATACATAAAAAGATTTATTGAACTAGATAACCGTGGATATGTGTGGAAGGACAAGGTATATAAACAACTTATAAATGAATTTTCTATACAGGGGGTTACGTGGGATGAATTACTACAGGACTACCTAAGTTATTTCAAAGAAAACTGTGTTCCGTTCCCTAATCTTTTGGAAACTCTTGATAGATTAAAGCAAAATAACTTACTTATTGGGATAATAACTAATGGAAAGGGTCAGTTTCAAATGGATAACATAAAGGCTCTGGAAATAGATAAATACATGGATATTATTCTTATATCGGATTGGGAAGGGATTAAAAAGCCGGATCCAAACATTTTTAGAAGAGCATCGGAAAGGCTCCAGGTGTCTCCGGAAGATTGTGTGTTTATAGGAGATCATCCAGAGAAAGATGTGCAAGCAGCACAAGCCGTTGGAATGAAAGGTATTTGGAAAAGGGACCACCAATGGAATAGAGTAAAAGCAGATGTTGTGATTGATGAATTAGATGAAATTCCTAAAATAATTCAGAAGTTTTTATAG
- a CDS encoding ATP-grasp domain-containing protein, whose translation MDAQKIVAFVEPSFYGVDFVERTYRKGCKVIAIGSSSDNPKKYGYENYYDDFLIADIRDPKSIFHAIKNSVYDGKLDALIPATDYASHYTAEVAEWLSLPTIPSFAAYNARNKDLARHAYKKNKVPSAQFAKVSNDEEACEAATWIGYPVVLKPTNCASSQGVFFINNKEELLHAFQKLKEFKKTYMGFDVSTDYLIEEYLEGPEFSVELFLKDQEVIFSSVTEKETSDLPFFVEISHTVPTSIQIDRVEEIVDVSAQAMKAIGIDNGPSHVEIKLTSTGPKIIEVNGRPGGDQIASQLLFNTYGLDIFEETVNFYLQLPINKHFPVKKATSIAYLTSRNNGKISTIHGIEHIKNDPSVIKYEVNVQPGDIVRIPESSDDRLGYVITTGENANEAKKKAIHLINSIQLEYA comes from the coding sequence TTGGATGCTCAAAAGATTGTAGCTTTTGTAGAGCCGAGTTTTTATGGGGTGGATTTTGTGGAGAGGACCTACCGGAAAGGGTGCAAAGTCATTGCCATAGGATCATCTTCAGACAATCCTAAAAAATATGGCTATGAAAACTATTATGATGATTTTTTAATCGCTGATATTAGGGATCCGAAATCTATTTTTCATGCGATCAAGAATTCCGTTTATGATGGAAAATTAGACGCTTTGATTCCTGCCACAGACTATGCTTCACACTATACAGCTGAGGTAGCCGAATGGCTGTCCTTGCCAACGATTCCATCGTTTGCTGCTTATAACGCAAGAAATAAAGATTTGGCGCGTCATGCTTACAAAAAGAACAAAGTACCAAGTGCTCAATTTGCTAAAGTATCAAACGATGAGGAAGCATGCGAAGCTGCCACTTGGATTGGATATCCGGTCGTTTTAAAACCAACGAATTGCGCGAGCAGCCAAGGAGTCTTTTTTATCAATAATAAAGAAGAATTGCTTCATGCGTTTCAAAAATTAAAAGAGTTCAAAAAAACCTATATGGGGTTTGATGTAAGTACGGATTATTTAATTGAAGAATACTTGGAGGGACCAGAGTTTAGTGTCGAGCTTTTTCTAAAGGATCAAGAGGTTATTTTTTCATCTGTTACGGAGAAGGAGACCTCAGATTTACCTTTTTTTGTTGAGATCTCTCATACCGTTCCTACCTCTATTCAAATAGACAGAGTAGAAGAGATCGTGGATGTAAGTGCCCAGGCCATGAAAGCTATAGGCATTGATAACGGTCCCAGCCACGTTGAAATAAAATTAACGAGCACAGGGCCAAAGATTATTGAAGTCAATGGCCGGCCTGGCGGAGATCAAATTGCTTCCCAATTACTTTTTAATACGTATGGACTGGATATTTTTGAAGAGACCGTTAATTTCTATTTACAACTACCCATAAATAAACACTTTCCAGTTAAAAAAGCAACTTCTATTGCTTATTTAACGTCACGAAACAATGGGAAAATCTCAACGATCCATGGAATCGAACATATTAAGAATGATCCTTCTGTCATTAAATATGAAGTAAATGTTCAACCCGGGGATATAGTTAGAATTCCCGAGAGTTCAGATGATCGTCTGGGCTATGTAATTACAACAGGTGAGAATGCGAATGAAGCCAAAAAGAAAGCCATTCATTTGATTAACTCCATTCAATTAGAATACGCATAG
- a CDS encoding transketolase, with protein sequence MTLSGRDTYREELTNIAEYNDHILCLEADLGGSTHKFESQFPDRFFNMGIAEMTSIDMAAGLAEAGYIPFFSTFAPFASLRSAESIKLAMGYMEKNIKVIAPYGGVSGGWFGTTHHSLEDIAVLRAFPNIKIACPYGEEDTRRVIREAASSPHPYYVRLSRNEAFVSLEREGESASSPLVNQKGTGELCLVSVGEQGTELCKKMQEVYPEVSHVHLCYVDQLSLRAAVDQLTGLGESFLVVEEHRLAGGTASLLSVLLPDKQVYSFDCGEEWPVYGGTHQETLAHLKFEPKTLEKRITDLLNDPITI encoded by the coding sequence ATGACTTTATCTGGCCGGGACACTTATCGTGAGGAATTAACGAACATTGCAGAATATAATGATCACATTTTATGTCTAGAAGCCGATTTAGGGGGATCAACACACAAGTTTGAATCCCAATTCCCCGATCGTTTTTTTAACATGGGTATTGCCGAAATGACAAGTATTGATATGGCTGCTGGGTTAGCAGAAGCGGGTTATATTCCTTTTTTCTCCACTTTTGCACCATTCGCTTCTCTACGATCAGCAGAAAGTATTAAATTGGCGATGGGATACATGGAGAAGAATATTAAAGTTATAGCACCTTATGGAGGGGTATCCGGAGGGTGGTTTGGAACCACACACCATTCTTTAGAAGATATTGCAGTTTTAAGAGCCTTTCCCAATATTAAGATTGCCTGCCCTTATGGAGAAGAAGATACAAGAAGAGTGATTAGGGAGGCTGCCTCTTCGCCTCACCCTTACTATGTTCGATTGTCGAGGAATGAAGCTTTTGTAAGTTTAGAAAGAGAAGGGGAATCTGCTTCTTCTCCTTTAGTGAATCAAAAGGGAACGGGTGAGCTTTGCTTAGTTTCTGTAGGAGAGCAGGGAACAGAACTATGTAAAAAAATGCAAGAAGTTTATCCTGAGGTTTCCCATGTTCACCTTTGTTATGTCGATCAGTTAAGCTTAAGGGCTGCAGTTGATCAGTTAACAGGACTGGGAGAATCTTTTCTTGTCGTTGAAGAACATCGGTTAGCTGGCGGAACAGCATCTTTGCTATCTGTTCTTCTACCTGACAAACAAGTATATTCTTTTGACTGCGGCGAAGAATGGCCCGTATATGGAGGAACTCATCAAGAGACACTTGCTCATCTAAAGTTTGAGCCTAAAACATTAGAAAAAAGAATTACTGACCTTTTGAATGACCCGATTACTATTTAA